A window of Castanea sativa cultivar Marrone di Chiusa Pesio chromosome 1, ASM4071231v1 contains these coding sequences:
- the LOC142622747 gene encoding uncharacterized protein LOC142622747, with the protein MDTQNASYQAGQAKGQTQEKASNMTDKASNAAQSAKESCQEAGQQVKAKAQGACDAVKNTVGGNK; encoded by the exons ATGGACACCCAGAATGCGAGTTACCAAGCTGGCCAGGCCAAGGGCCAAACTCAG GAAAAGGCAAGCAACATGACTGACAAGGCGAGCAATGCTGCCCAATCTGCCAAGGAATCATGCCAAGAG GCTGGTCAGCAGGTGAAGGCTAAGGCACAAGGGGCTTGTGATGCTGTTAAGAATACAGTTGGAGGAAACAAATGA